The genomic window ACGCTGTTCAATATTCAACACATGCAGGTTGGCGATGATGAATTTGGTTACATGCTAGCTGACATACTGAAGGAAAATAATGTAAACAATCAAGGATTGCTATTTGATGCGCATGCTAGAACAGCTTTGGCATTTGTGACACTCCGAAATGATGGTGAACGTGAATTTATGTTTTATCGCAATCCAAGTGCAGATATGCTGCTTGAAGAAAAGGAACTTGACCTTGATCTTATCAGAAAGGTACACCTTGGTGAATGATATTATGCCTATGCCCTATCTACTGCTAGTGCCTTCAATAATCATGTAATATTTTGTGTCAAACTGGAGCTAACTTAATCATGGTAACCATGCTAGGCAAAAATCTTCCACCATGGCTCGATAAGTCTTATAACTGAACCATGTAAAACTGCACATATTGCAGCTGCCAAAGCTGCTAAAGATGCTGGGGTGCTAATTTCGTATGATCCGAATTTGAGGCTCCCACTGTGGTCATCAGCTGACGATGCTAGAGATGGTATACTGAGCATATGGGAAACTGCTGATGTTATCAAGGTAAAGTTTAACAGGGAAAGCAATTTATAGGTTAAAGAAGTGCTTGATTTGATTGTGCATTCCTTTTGAAACAGATTAGTGAAGAGGAGGTTTCCTTTTTGACGAAAGGGGAGGATCCATATGATGATTCTGTAATAAAAAAACTCATGCACCCAAATCTGAAACTGCTTCTTGTCACTGAAGGTCCAGAAGGCTGTAGATATTATTCTAAGGTAATTTTGTCTGTCTATCAGCTGTATATGGCTAACATTCGCATTGTTTCTTAACCAATTTATGTCAGTAAAAAATTGTTATTGACGCCCTTTCTATTATCTCCTTAAGCACACTTATTTCCTCACAAAAGTAATGCAGGATTTGATATAATCATTTCTGATATAATAGAAATATTctatatttactccctccggcTTTTAAagtttgatgccgttgacttttggatatatgtttaaccattcatcttattcaaaacaattaagtaattatcatttattttgttgtgatcaTTAAAACTACTTCaagcatgacttatatttttacatattttcacaaaatttttaaataagatgaatgtcaaacatatatgtaaaagtcaacggcgtcaaacattaaAAACCGAAGGgagtatttgtgatgaacatgGTCACACTTGGAGGTTGGAGATTATTGTTTTACTAGATGGGTACCcggcgcgttgctgcgggagaaTTATGTGATAATATAGTAGATATTacttctaaaattttctttcttacctactatacgatttttttcatgtgtttatatattttttaccttTATCAATTATCCATAGGTTATAAATGATTGGGTTGTATGATGTGCCTTTTGGGGGGAAGAGATGTAATTTATACCCTTTATGAATCATCCGAAAGCTATaaacaattgaggtgatgtgaagagatgcaatttacacctttgatgaatcatccaaaggctaaaaacaattgaggtgatgtggcttcatgagagaagagagaattagcattaactacacttagtggggatgaactttatagatatataggattaCTATCTCGTTTATTTTTTCTTGCAGTCACTTGGAACCTTATTGTGTAACTAAGGCTGTATAAATTGTGCCTAATGTTAATGTTTCTTGTAAAATAACAGGAATTTAATGGGAGAGTTGGTGGACTTAAGGTGAATGCTGTTGACACCACTGGTGCTGGAGATGCCTTTGTTGCTGGAATACTATCCCAGCTATCTGTTGATTTTTCACTGCTGCAGGTATGTTCACAACAGAAATAAACATGAATTTCCATTCAATTTGTTTTGTTCTCTGTGGCAGTAGAATGAGGATGTATGAAATGATTTTCAACTGAAAAGGAAGCAAATTGATATAGCCCAAATGTGTAtttcgagtttttttttctcgaaaacgcaAAAGGCATGcgcttcatttcattaagaaagaAGTGTACTTCGAGTATCTGAATTGATTGTGCTTGTCTCATGTTAATGAGCTACACCATTGCTTTCAAGCTAGCATATCATTGATCAGCTACTTGGAGCTTTAATGCTTCTCTAATTCTTCTTGTGTGGTTTAAATAGGATGAAGGCCGATTGAGAGAAGCTCTAAAGTTTGCAAATGTCTGTGGGGCTCTCACTGTGACAGAGAGAGGAGCCATCCCGGCATTGCCCACTCGACAGCAAGTGGTTGATGCCCTAACAAAGGTTGTTGCTTAAAAATGTAACTTATCTTATTTCTCGTGTAAATCAAATTGTGAAAAAGGCCTCGCAGCACCACGTTGTTAGAATAGGTTTATTTGTTCGTGCAATTTGGTGTGAATACTCATGGCGCCTTGGTGATGTGTCAACTGTCAACCGTGGCTTCTAGCCAACCAAAATAATCAGGTGCAAGAGGCTATGAAAATTGGATTTTGAGCTATAGAGCTACTACACACGACTTCAAATTAATGACGATAATTTACTGTGATCAATACCCAGTGCGGCAATTTGAGGTAAAATGTTCTGGTTGACATGTATTTTGGCAGTAACACCAAGCATTTTCCCAAGGGAAGAGTTCGTCGGATGATCTCTCTTAATTGTTACATGTGTGCCATCTGGGCTCAATTTTCCCAACACTTCTCTTCTACTAGGCCTCTTAGTATTCCAACAgtctaaatttcaaaaatgattccTATACAATATCATTTGCTTTTCAGCTTATGAgcaattgtcaaattttgaattttaaaacaagTTGATTCTTTTAGGGGTGGGGGGTTCAtcgtattttattttctagaattagCTTTTAAACCGTGAATAATatagatataaaagttttactgaCAGATTATTTATTGGTTGCTTATATGCCGTTCTATCAGCCGTAGACCCAATGATCAAGTAGAATTATCAGATTCCTCTTTGTTCATGCCTTTGTCTGCATGCTTGGAATTTGGATGCATTTTCAAATCAAAGGGGAGCTAAAATCTGAGCAGCTCACCACTACTAGCTCAGCTTGCTGGTAGACACCATCCCTGAACTTGAGGATGACCATCCTAAATCAGAGCAGGCAAACGTTTAGTCCACTCTGAAGAATGTCGGCCCAAATCGTGCG from Oryza glaberrima chromosome 6, OglaRS2, whole genome shotgun sequence includes these protein-coding regions:
- the LOC127776010 gene encoding probable fructokinase-6, chloroplastic, with the translated sequence MALHAAPPPPPPFTAGRLPTTSRRPCFSAGRIFRCSLPAAAARPRNAAFLAPLRTSSAVCTKAVSNSDGTPGTSSSPHVVCFGELLIDFVPTVNGVSLAEASAFKKAPGGAPANVAVGIARLGGSSAFIGKVGDDEFGYMLADILKENNVNNQGLLFDAHARTALAFVTLRNDGEREFMFYRNPSADMLLEEKELDLDLIRKAKIFHHGSISLITEPCKTAHIAAAKAAKDAGVLISYDPNLRLPLWSSADDARDGILSIWETADVIKISEEEVSFLTKGEDPYDDSVIKKLMHPNLKLLLVTEGPEGCRYYSKEFNGRVGGLKVNAVDTTGAGDAFVAGILSQLSVDFSLLQDEGRLREALKFANVCGALTVTERGAIPALPTRQQVVDALTKVVA